In the genome of Pelagibacterium nitratireducens, one region contains:
- the mobA gene encoding molybdenum cofactor guanylyltransferase produces the protein MSMNIVGLILAGGAGRRLGGVRKADLRLGNLALIDWVSRALEPQCSRIVVSSGSGVVRPTPGMVCVPDADGGIAGPTAGLLAGALWVRANAPDSLMLSVSVDTPFWPHDFAARAMEMLAGGHDCVVSAFGERDYPTNALWRPEPLIAHLAAIAPAPRGPRIRDAQTALGARRLDYARTHAQNPFAGVNAIGDLLALSRRLGHHSE, from the coding sequence ATGTCGATGAATATTGTGGGATTGATTCTGGCGGGGGGTGCCGGCCGCCGGTTGGGCGGTGTGCGAAAAGCCGATCTCCGGCTCGGCAATCTGGCGCTGATCGACTGGGTATCGAGGGCGCTTGAGCCCCAATGCAGCCGGATCGTGGTTTCGAGCGGTTCGGGCGTGGTCCGGCCTACGCCGGGCATGGTATGCGTGCCCGACGCCGATGGCGGGATTGCCGGGCCGACGGCGGGGCTGCTGGCCGGGGCGTTGTGGGTGCGCGCCAATGCGCCTGATTCGCTCATGCTTTCGGTTTCGGTGGATACGCCGTTCTGGCCGCACGATTTTGCGGCGCGGGCGATGGAAATGCTGGCCGGCGGGCATGATTGCGTGGTCAGCGCCTTCGGCGAGCGCGATTATCCGACCAATGCGTTGTGGCGGCCCGAGCCACTGATTGCCCATCTGGCGGCCATCGCCCCTGCTCCGCGCGGCCCACGCATACGGGACGCACAGACCGCGCTGGGCGCCCGGCGGCTCGATTATGCCCGGACGCATGCGCAAAACCCCTTTGCCGGGGTCAATGCCATCGGCGATCTGCTCGCGCTTTCCCGCCGGCTTGGCCATCATAGCGAATGA